Sequence from the Dehalococcoidales bacterium genome:
GGCACTGCCCAGTGAACCCACACCATAAAACAGTTGCAGAAATATCCACGCGCCGATGACGATAATAGCAGGTAGGGGAACAAGCAAAAGCCCAAACAGAACCCTTATCCTGGTACCAGGAAACATCACAAGATAGGCACCCAGTACCCCGGCAATAGCTCCTGATGCCCCTAATGATGGAATACCCGAGTTCAGGTTAAACAGCATGTGGGCAAAAGTTGCCGCAAGACCGCAGATAAGATAAAACACAACAAATCTTGCGTGCCCTAGGCGATCTTCAATATTATCACCAAATATCCATAGGTAAAGCATATTTCCCAGTATATGCAACCAGCCGGCATGCATAAACATTGAAGAAAACAGTGTAGGAAATTCCCCAATAGGATTATGAATAAAACGAGCCGGGACGAAAGACCAGTTTACGATGAAAGCTTCTCCATTGGTCAGCTCGAAAAAGAACATCACGAAGTTGGCCAAGATAAACAAATAGGTAAACCAAGGAATTATATGACGCGGGTTATGGTCTCCCAACGGCAACATTTATCCGATAGGCCCCCTGTGAAATGATGATTGATTATAGGGGCTAAAAAGCATCTTTTACAAATGAAGCACCGCCTCCGGGTGTTATTTAGGATAATCTAGAACCCGGGGGGTGCATACCAGCCGGTGCCATCACAATCCGGGCATAGAACGCACTGCTTGCCAAATGGTGTTTTGAGTCTCATTTTACCGGCTCCATCACATTTTAAGTGAGGAACGTAATCTTTGTTAACCAGAATGTTTCCGGCACCTTTGCACACCGGACAGGTGATAATTTCTCCATCAAACCCGTCTTCAGGCACTTTCCCCTCACCGGAGCAGTAATTACAGGTTTTGGTTTCCATGTTTTCAAGCTCCAACTGTAAACCTCCGTTGTTACTATCGAATCTTGGGAATCACTCCGCTTGCTTCCAGCCTGTCTGCCAGTTCTGCCTGTCCCAGGTCCTCCAGTTTACCTCTGGTAAGACATTCCAGCCGGACAAGTTTTTGGGCAAGTTTATCACAGTAATCACAACTTGTGCATTCGTAACTACAGGTACTGGTTTTTTCAAAAAAGCCCGCTTTACCCAGGACCTGATTATCCAAACCGGCACCGTAATCAAGTGCATATTTGCTCAGGTTGGAGCACATGATATCCAGCAGGTCTCCATTCCACTGCTCTTTCATATAAGCTTTTACTGAGCGGAGCACGTGTGCAAGA
This genomic interval carries:
- a CDS encoding rhomboid family intramembrane serine protease is translated as MLPLGDHNPRHIIPWFTYLFILANFVMFFFELTNGEAFIVNWSFVPARFIHNPIGEFPTLFSSMFMHAGWLHILGNMLYLWIFGDNIEDRLGHARFVVFYLICGLAATFAHMLFNLNSGIPSLGASGAIAGVLGAYLVMFPGTRIRVLFGLLLVPLPAIIVIGAWIFLQLFYGVGSLGSATETGVAYMAHIGGFFTGLILAIIYRVSNNRKNRDYYVS